The genomic window GCAGATCTATCTTGTTTGAAAATGTCGGCGCACTTCGCCCAACACTTTAACTCGCAGTTTGAACACTTGTTAAATGACTTGGATAATTTTCATCTTTACTTCATTTATCTAGTACATATAGATCTTTCCATCAACATGTCACCCCTAAGTTTAAACATCCTTGTACTTGCAAATGAAGCTGTTTAGGAAAAGTAAATCATCAGTACTGAACATATACTGCTCCCTTCCAAGACTCAGACCACATGTAACAGTGTCCTCCAAGGTTCCTATTCTCAATGCAAACTGACTGTCTTCAACATATGAGCAGCTGCACCCCAACAGCAActatgctgtttttcttctttttaagcaCTCAAGTTTGCAATTTATCTTCCACTCAGATGTGCTATAAGCTTCAAGCTGTCCAAATCCTAAAAGACAAAAGAATGAGTCTACTTCTAGCTTCAAGTTTAATAGACAACATTTAATATCTCTTGCCTTTcggtgggttttctttcttacccAAGCAGAAGCTAAGGCCTTACTAAATCCTGAGGAATGATTTCTCAAAGCAATACTTTTCACTACTTTCTGAAGAGGTAAATAACTAATCACATCAAAGCCTAGAGCACCTCGGAGAAGTTATTCCACTCCCGGTCCCAGACAGGTTGTCTGCGTGGTCTGGCACTGAGCTAAGCAGATTAACAATGGCACTTTATTAAATGGCAAGCAATAGGATATGGGCTTCTTTATGACATACTAATAATGCAAATACAATGCTGGCCAAAAGCCAGGATTTAATGCTCTGATTTGAGCAGAGATAAGAAAGGGCCAGAGGCATAGAAACAACTGAGCAGATGTGCATTGCCTGGAGCCCTCCCTTGAGAACCTTCTCATGCTAGTGAGTATAATTTACAAACAAAGCATAGGATCTTGCTATGATACAACCCTACTCCAGAAGGATTACAGTCCAAGTAAATAAGAGAAGGGACAGAAAAGCATCATTTCCTCTACTTCACACTTACAGAAGATACACTTAGAAATGTTGCAGTAAAAACAAGAATCACATCCCAGGACTCTTGTTCCTTTCCATTGCCTGAATTCAGAGACCTCCCTTTCTCTATAGATCTTAACTGTGGAAAAACATGTTGGGTGGGATGCTACAGGACATTTCATCCTCTCAATAGAGtatgaaaaataagtaaaacacTGTGACAGATTTTTGCCTATTCTGTTCTTACAACCTTTGTGACAGATATTCATATCAGGCAGTCCTTCACCttccttcagaaacacaaagtTTGAGATTAAAcagctcctccttccccagcttcACAGCTCACGTTATCTGCACTCGTATCCTTACCTGCTAACATACTGCACTTGTTCGGTGCCCCTCCTTGGACTGTTAATGGTCTCCAGGTTTAATTCTTCACTGCGGtgcattaatttttctctgaaggGTAAGGGAAAACACCTCCTGTCTGGCACCTCTGCTTCCCTCCAATCCAAAATGATGTCCTCCAACAAGGGTATTACTCATAGATGAGTTGGTACTTTGAGTACAGTGTTAATGACTGAAACTATGAATATAAATTTATTCTATTGTGCATTTAAGAGCTTGGAACAAGCCACAGGTATAGAGAGGCTATATGTATCAGTAGAAACAAAACCCTGGGCGGAGTtcatctctcttccctcccctgaGTCAAACTTAATTTTCCTATTGATCGAGTGAAATAGAGTTGCCTCATCCTTAGACATCTAAAATAGGTCTGCTGAATCATAGCCTTTAAGGGTCTTTAGTAACAAAATACTTCCTTTATTCATTTAGACTTCACTCTCTTCCAACATCCTTTGTTACTTGGGGAAGGACCATGGTACAACCTGACACTCGGGTCTCTGAAAGGCTCAGTGTTAGCTCAAGACCTCCAAGCAGCCTTCAAAAACAAGGGTTACATCTGCAGAGCAAGTAGCACGGGTGCCAAGACTactgtggagaaaaggaagctgagcATTGACAAATCACCTCTCGTTTCTGCAACTGGAAAGATTCTCAAAATCAGCTGGAattttcatctctctctcccCTCACCTTACGATTTCCTCTTATGGGGTCATTTGTTCTAAAACAAAGACTGCAAATGATGCAGTAGCTGGAACTGCCATGAGGTAAGAATGACTACTCTTACCCACGCTCTTTCCCTAATCTATACAAATTACACATTCCTGTTagctgcttttatgtttttcctttaggaGGATAGCAATGGCTATCCAAGAAGAAAGCAGACAGTCTAAAGCTGTTGCAGCAGTGATTAGGCGTACTGACAAGCCCAGCTGTGCATTTGGGGCAACCTGAGCATCTTTTAAATTTGCCTCTGTtcatgaatcacagaatcaacaaACTCCCTCTCAAAGTTACTGCCTAGGAGGAGGAGAGTCTGTCATACAAGAACAGGCACATGGTTCATCTGCTTCCCTTTGGCTCTAAGAATTGCTTTACTTTGGCTGTAAAATCCCAGCCTGGGTTCTGCTCCCTTCCTTTCACTTCAGGACACCATTTTTCTATTCACCTGTTCACCACCAGTGACTTGGGGCACTTCTTCAACAGACGCAATTAAAAGAGCCACGTGAAAAATCAACCTCATTTCAACAGCACATTCTGCTTGAGGCATTTCATACTTAAATCCCCATCTCCAGTTAACTGTGCTGCCTATCCTGCTGCTTTGTTCCACTGTGCATGGTCAGCGTGTCTTGTCTCTCCTTATTTTCGCCATGCTCAGTTTGCCTGGCAGGCAGTTCTCATTTTACATCACAAGAATCACTTGTTAGCCTATAAACAAGAGCTTGTTAGCTGGCTTCCACTTTCTGATGCCTGCAGGAACTGATGATCAGCATGGAAAGAACACTTAAAACAGCACTTGTGATGAAATGGAGTGCTCTTGCTTTCTGAGCAATACGGGACTGGCAGGGGATTACGGTAATGGCAAGGGTACTGCCTGCTACATCAGCAGAGCAGTAAAGTTACTGCTGCTCCTTGACAGTGTGGAGCTGAGCACTGCAACGGGGGAGGGATGCCTTGAGGGATGCTGGAGTCAAGCTCCCCCAAACACTGGGTGCAACTGTAAGCTACCAAAATACTAGCGGGGAAATAATGGGAGAAAAGCAATGGATTTCCAGGCACAGAGTCCTCTCCCTGCATGAAGAGAGGAGCTTGCTGTGATGTGCTGTGAATTGCCTTTCCAGATGCtcagaggagctgtgctgccttCTAGAGACTAACGAGGTGAGTGAGGACTGGGGCAGGCATGGGAATCCAGGGCATGCTCTTCCCCAGACCATCTGTCCACAGGTTGAGTATTATCTAGTTGGGTTTGAGCCAGTGCTTTCTGTTGCATCTCCTTGACTTCCCGGGAAGTTTTGCTTCATGTGCTTAAAAATCAAATGCGatcatttcttaattttctagTCCACCATCAACTCTAAACCGACCACAATTATAATGGTTAGAAATGCTCAATGCTACAGTCACTTTTCATTGATGTGCTCAGTAAAATCTGTCCTTTCTCGGAATAATTCTTCAGCTCACTCCCTcttgagggaaagaaaacatcagctcCAATTCTGCTTCACTGCACGGAAGGCAAATTCCCACAGTGCAATACCTTTTCATCTCCCCTCCCCCATCCGTCCTGCTTGTGAGCTGGGAATTTCAGGGATTCAGAGTTTTAAATGCCTTTGCCTACCGGAAAGTTCAGGTTTGAGGTTCTGTAATGTGACAGTTGTTGCTGCTCTATTCGTGTAAAGTGCCTTCTGAGGGACTCATCTGAAAGACTGACTATTAGGACATTTAGAGTCTTACCTTATGTCAGATTTAACAGGGGTAGTCTTAGTGGTGGTTTTTCACATGTCTGGTCAGTATTTAGGATGGGAATACTATATCCACATCTAGGTGTTGTGAAAGGCTTTTCAGCCCACACTTGTGGCTTTCCCTTTGTGTCCCCGGTGTCTCAGGCTTATCCTCACTTTTCCATCTGATCTACCTTTTCTCCATATTTAGTCAGCTAAGGCTGAGCGTGGCTTCCAGATACTCTGAAACGTGTCACTCAGTATGAAACTTGTTCCTTGTAACATCTTCTGCTTGGCAGGAATTGCTTTTCCCTATAGATCTCTAAAATGGGCAGTTTAGCTGGAGTATTGAACAGTTCAGTGGGGAAAGGAGTCACTTAATAAATTGTAGACTAAATTCTGGACTCCTAAATCTGCTTCACAGTTTGTAGCCCTGAATTGTGTCCCGCAGGTTTCTGTCTCTCCTAGAACTGGTCTCTGCAGGTGAACTGATAATTAGGATTGATTGCTATCCCTAAAGGAGaatgggctgctgctgggaacatGGTGAGAAAATTCAGGCAATAAAACTGACATTGGTCTTAGTTGTTCTTCAACAATACTGGGCTGAAAAAGGTTGGTTCAACTAGCTGGAGCCAGCCTGAGGAAGGATCCCTAAAATAGCCTCCCGCTCTATTCTTATATGGGAACCACAGCAGTAAGTGACTGTTGCTTCTGCAAATCACATTGTTTGTGTCTTTGTCTCCTTCAGGGGGGTGATGATCTGCATCCTTGACACAGCAAACTTCACTCTCCCCTTCAGAGCAAGCCAGAAGCTGACTTAAAACTTTAATTCGTAGCCCTGGACCTCAAGTGACAAGTGTTCCACAGCATAGAGAAGCTTTGATTGACACTTCAGACCCTGAAGATGGGTAGTGGAAGGTATCTCAAACGACACTGCTgagcagacacagcagcagcagccttcacCTAGCCAGGTTCCTAAGCTGATGGTAAGGCAGAATTAGGACTAAcacaaagcaattaaaagcaTCAGTGATTTCCTCTTGAAACTTTAATTTGAGAGCCTTTGGAATATTTATGTTACTTCAGTAGTGGATCTTCCCAATAAGACAGAAATGATTTTAACCTACCATTCCAATATTTCTCATTACATAATCCTGGAAAGTGGGATAAATAGCCTCAGCTTTGTGTAGCCTCACTTCTGCACCtcaatgaaaatgcaaaaggagTTCAATTTGACTTGGAAATGGTGGCTACTAACTGTGCTAAAACGGTAAAAACTTAGGGAGAAAGGTAGATTTTCTAACATGTTTCTGGATCCTTCTCATCATTCCTGGTGCTGCATTTCTAAGACGTTCTTAAAAACTCTTTTCCCCTGCAAAGCCAAGCAAACGTTGCCTGTGGGACCTTCTGAGAACTGATCTCACCACTCTTTCTACCTGAAAAGAGAGTGAAGTACAACAGCTCCGCATGAACGTTATCAGCCACCCACCATGGCTTTCCTCCCTGGAAACTCCTCCGACTGCTCCAACTGCACCCACTCTGTGGGGCCTGTGAATGTTACAAAGGCCATTTTACTAGGTGTTATTCTAGGGGGGCTGattgtttttggggttttgggtaATATTCTGGTGATACTCTCTGTAGCCTGCCACAGACACCTTCAAAGTGTTACCCACTATTATATCATTAACCTGGCTATAGCTGACCTCCTCTTGACTTCCACTGTCCTGCCCTTCTCAGCTACTATGGAGATTTTGGGCTACTGGGTCTTTGGGAGGATCTTCTGCAACATCTGGGCAGCTGTTGATGTCCTTTGCTGCACTGCTTCCATTATGAGCCTCTGTATCATCTCGATAGATAGATACATTGGGGTGAGCTACCCACTGAGATACCCAAGTATAGTGACAGAGAAGAGGGGTCTCCTAGCGTTACTGTGTGTTTGGGCATTGTCCCTGGTGATATCAATTGGACCCCTTTTTGGCTGGAAGGAACCAGCACCAGAAGATGAGACCATTTGTCAAATCACTGAGGAGCCTGGCTACGTGTTGTTCTCTGCTCTAGGCTCCTTCTACCTCCCCCTGACTATTATCTTGGTGATGTATTGCCGAGTGTATGTAGTGgccaaaagggaaaacaaaggtcTCACTTCTGGTCTGAAGACAGAGAGATCTCGTTCTGAAGAAGTCACCCTACGGATCCATCGTAAAAATGCTCCTGAAGCAAGCGGGTCGGCATCCAACCCCAAGAGCAAGCATCACTTCTCAGTGCGTCTCCTCAAGTTCtccagggaaaagaaagctgcCAAGACCCTGGGAATAGTGGTGGGATGCTTCGTTCTCTGCTGGCTTCCATTTTTTGTAGTAATGCCTCTTGGTAAGTAAAGCAAAACCCTCTACCTTTTTCAGCATCTTCCATGGAGGGAGGGCTGTGTTTGTGCCTGTGTACAATAATACTGACGAGAAAAGCTCTGAGGGAATCATTTGCTATTGCAAAGCTGTCAGAATCAAAACATGCACCTTTACAAAGCAgtgaacattaaaaatgaaagtctcaaatgaaacaaaacttctgtGGTGAGGAGAAGCATAGAATTCTGAAAATCATGGGAAGGATTTAGTACTCTTTTTGCATATAGAAAATACTCTTTCAGAACTACAACTGTGATTCTAACCAACTCTGCTATATGAACAACATCTttagatgtgtgtgtgtgtttatgctTAAGTTTGCAACCAGTTCTTCAGGTGATATAAATACGTATAAGATCAAGATATAAATGCATTCAGGGTCAAAGTAACTTGGACCCAGATCTCCTGGAGTGCTCAGCACCTAATAATTCCCAccataaggaaaaaagtcagtttCCTCCCAGGAAATCCACCCTATGAGACACCACAATCCAAAtgaaatgaatgtattttttaatttatcatgTCACCAGTCAGAAGACAGCAGTGAGGATGCTTCAAAAATCATTTTATACTTCTCTGGCTTGCGTCTATTGTGGAAACCCACTGAGCCCACTGGCCAAACACTGTCTTCAACCATCATGCAGAGCATCACTATTTATGCACCAGTTGTAATTCTAAAGGGGAAGGAAGTCTGggatttgttctgctttgctgaaaCATAAAATAGTAATTAGGATTTTAATTAAACCTGGCTCAGTCACCTTTGATGCCATTTCaggatttaaaagcagaatactAATTCCACACCTATAGCCGAGTGTGATGTCTGTGGCACATCACACCATggtttgctctgcagcagctatGCTAAATATTAGGTTTTGAAACATGGAACCTTAAATCTGTGACTTGCTTGATTTTCTTATGGAAAGGGCTTATGCtgtacaggaaaaataaagtaagatTGTGTGGAAGTTTTAGCTAGTACAGAATAATGTGtacaattaagaaaaagaaaaactggcCTTACctaaacatgaaaagaaagatttggggattttctttttctttcatcttgtaaaaagctgttctttttcaATTAACCTCTACTGGATTTACCAGGATTACCAGGTTGCTTCACAAAAACCTGCTGCTAACATTGCCatgtgaaaaaaccccaaaatatagAATTTTTTCTGTTGGTCAGTTCTGGGAAGTGCTGGAGGATGAGAGGTAGATGTTTTGTAAGGAGGAGCTCTGAAAGGCCTGGCTCGTGCTGTCCAGGATGTCAGCATGTTGGAATGCTGGTTGCCAAGATATCTGAAATATACCCAAAAAGGGTTTGTGAGAACACATTTAACACACTTCTTTTCATCTGCAAACGTGGTTGTCCACACAGAGCTGTTGTTATTTGATTTGCTTTGAGTTTAAGAAGTTTTCTGGACAAGAGAGCGGTTTTGTGTCTTTCTTTGATCCCTTATAAGGAAGCTTTCTTGAGGTTAGTTTCCCTATCTTTGTGGGGttattgtgttatttttaaagcatatattAAGTTTTTTGAAAcctatttttactgcttttgtttaaacCATTAAGCAGACAATTGGCACAAAATAACACTTCAGAAAGAACCAGGAGAACACATCTTGAGGCAGGCTGTCCCACTCAGAGCCAGAGACTCACCCAGAGGTGATTGCAGATGGCACTCTATGCCTATACCATGCAGAACACTTTCCAAAGGGCAGTAACAACTTTCAGTTCTATTCTGCAGACAGGTAAAGGGAGGCATAAGGAGGCACAGTGATCCAGCCAGGATCACACAGCAGATTAGTGGCAGGGGTCAGACTTCTCAGATGTGCAGAACACTCAGTTGCTGAAGCCATTGGCAGATGTGGAGttcacagcacagctggctGGGCAACAAGAACTTTGTTGTGCAGAagaccagctctgcagcttcacAGCCACAGGGCAGACCTTTAAAGGGTCCCATCAGCAAGGCCACTCTCAACGAAGCTTGCCCATGAGACAAACATTCTCAAACTGCTACACAAACCACTTCAGACACTGCCGGGTGCTTACCACTCCATACAGCAAAAGTTCCCAAAACACATGTTTATGTTACTGTGATCCACAGCATTTTCAAGATCCTCACATCTATTATAATCAGCTCTACCCATCAAGAATCACTTTAAGATGAGAAACACCAGGCTTGTTAAAGCATATAACAAAAGGGGATAGAAACTTCCGAGGAGTAGATATGGGAAGAGCAAGAGTGATAGAAGGATATGAAGAGGGGAATAAAGGCATGATATCCGTATTTCCAGCAGCATCTGCCAATAACTGGAGAAAAAACTTAAATATCCCTACCACAAGACaaaatcttaattaaaattGGTGCGTAAAGGTGCCAGTTGCAATCTGTCTAAGTAATGCCTTTCTTACCTTCTTGGATGGAGTTTCATTGCAGACACAGGGTCTGTGCAAAGGCTTTCAGTCAGTCCAATAGTCCAATACACCTTCTTCTCACTTCGCTTTGATGTTTGTGGAGTAAGCCAGGGAATGACAATCCTGTTGCATGAAAATAAGTGAGGttaagatttgttttttctctgcatgcTGTGAACCCACCCTTTACAAAACTTCTGTAACATAACAGAGTGTCAAACCAGCTGATTTCCCCTCAAAGAAGtcagtttttcatttcagaatgtactttctctctctctttagaGGTAAGCAGTAGATCTGCTCCTAGTCTCAAAGTTTTCCTGTAAAAAGCTTCTTTAAACTCAACATGTTTtcacaaattatttaaaaaaccctcttgTCCCAACTAGATCTGCAGTCTTTGTATTCCCCCAATTAAATCTCAGTTCCTCTCTGGACACAAAGCTTTCCTAGTGCAATGAGAGGTTCTTTTCCATGGTAGTTTAGGGAAGACCTAGACTGACTGAAGGGCAGGAGAAGAGGTAGCAATAGGCACCTGAACAGGAGTTTAATCTAGGAGCTAGCAAGAACTGTGAGGGCTTTTGCCCACGCCCATCTCTATGCAGACACCCATTCTTAGTGAGCTCAGATCCTGGCTCTGTTCCACAGTAGCAGCAGATGATGTAAAGTGCTTTTTTATTCTGCAAACCTTCCTTTGAATTGCTATTGCCCCCAAAAAGCTGTAAACCCATTGCTGAATTAACTTTATTAGGGAAATCCTTCGCAGTATCTTCCTATAAATGCACTGTCTAAGACCAATCATGTCCAACAATTTAGCCCTAGTGTTAGGTTGTAAAGACAGACTGATGTccatgtacatatacatatactgCAATTGTTTCCCAAAGAGAAGCTTTTCAGCTATGCCCCCCAACCTGTTCTCATTCTACACTAGCTATCCACTTCACTAAGGGTAAGCATATAAGGGATATATTCAACAGAAGGAAATGTTGCTCTTCTGAATATATTGCTTGCCTGGTCACAAGCTCTAAACACTTACACTGGCTGCCACTTGTTTAGTAGATGCTGACGTGTCCACCAAAAAGACTATAGGAGCATCCTACTCCATCCAGGTAGTCCATTATTCAGACCTTCAGAGAAGATAACTGAAAAGATATTTCCCTGTCCACTTAGGActcttatttctcttctgcaacACTTAATCATCATATTCCCAACTGCTAGGCACACAAACTAACAAAACAGAGCCAGAAAAGAACAACCTTGAGCTTGTCTATATCAGTCAAAGAAGGTTAAAAAGAAGAGCTTGAGCTTATATGCAACTCCTGGGCCAATGAGCAAGAGGTTGTGGATAGAGGCCACAGATGAGGCTCATCGGGGCAATTAAGGTTTGTTGGGCCCTGGCACTCTGCAATAAcactttcttccatttctgttttgttttcctcttgcaatTGCTAGAAAGGGATATAGACAGATGGACAGATGTAGAAAGAAATATTCAGTCCGTGCTTCTAGTGATGGCACCAGTTTTCAAGGTGATGTTGGGGATGAGGTTACAACTAACATAGTTACCTTTTTCTTTAACTGGAAGACACTTATGGATTGCTCTAGGAACTCTTCAGAAGGTTTCTTTCCAACAACATAGATGACAGTGCTTGGAAGTCATTTTGAGGTGAAACATGCACAGAActgatagaaaaaaagaaaaagggttgGGGTATTACTAAAATGGTCCTAAGCTGGGATTGATGGCTCATCTTAACAAACCCCCAGAAGCAAGCTCACAAAGCTTTGATGTTGTCCACCTTCTGTGGTGAGCTAGCTTAAATCTGTCCAGCTGTAGATGTTGCTCCCTCGACATGTTCATGGCTGGGTTGTCCAGATACTCAGGGAAACAAGGATCTGAATCCCCTGTCTTTCCGTTGCTCATCTGATACtaatataataaaatcaaaCGAATAAAAGCTGCAACTACCTAATGCTCGACTCAGTTTTCATATCAGAAAATGCCAAACTCCAGCCATGGAGGAAATATTCAGAGCTAATGTGTAGATTCCCCACTTtagcatttcagagaaaaaagaaataagggcGAGGGGGGGAACCAAACCCAGAATAAAGCCCCAGCTCATTCTTTGGAGCACAAGTCAGGGAGAAGAAGGGTGTTTACGCTCCCTGAGTCTTGGAGCACAAGTGTCTGTTTAAGCCATTGaatgaggagaaaataaaacatgaagataAACAGCCAAGATATTCCCTTTATTTTTGCTAATCACAAGAGGCTTTTTTCACAAACACAGACTGGAAAGGCTTTGTTGGTCTAGGTCGATAACTCAGCTACACTGAAGCCAATGGCAAAGATCCCACTGACGTCCCTGGGACCAACATTTCTCCACCATTACCGAGCCCTGAAACGTTGTGTCCCACTGACTCAtaacacagcaaagcaaaggaaggaattgGTGATATTTATAGCCATTTACGCtgaaaacaagagagagaaagtgGAGACAGTTGTGCTGTGCTTCATGATTCACTTCTGTGGCTCTCCTGCATGCACCACCTGTCAGACTTTTGTCCTTCAGAATACTCCTGATTTGCGTAGCCACCACTTTCAAGTCCCTGGAGCAAATGAACcaagaatgtaatttttcattctcaaaTGTCATGGCACCATTTAGGATTTGTTAGTGATTGAAAGGTGAGGAGGGATTCTCCAACCCAACCCAGCAAAGGTCAGGATTTGTCTTTAATTTGAAGACAGAAGGGAGAGATACTCAGCTTTTGCTGAAGATAATTCCTGTATTGCTAACCCCAACGATTTCAAAATCACGACAACCACATAGTGACAAAGTGGTGACACAGCCTGAGACAGACTCATCTTTTCAAACTGTTCTCTGAACTTGTTGgatttttggtttaatttttaaaggaaagctcAGATTTTGCTCTAAGTGCATGACTCTACGAGCGAGGGCTTCGGGATGAACATCAACTATCTTAAAAATGTGAGCAATGAGAGATCCAGAATCATTGCGCTGCAGTAACAGCATGGGAGCTGGAATTTCAATGACAATGGAGTTGATTTGTAAAACAAAGTGATTGCTTGGGTTTACATGGGTAACAAAACCTCAGTTTACCTTCCCAGGGTTTTTTATCAGCTTTCTAAATCTGCAACTGCCCTCAGTGAATCTGGAAATAGTTGCTTGCTGAGATGTTTGCTCTTTGCCAGAAATATCATCCCTTGTCAGTGGTACAATATGAAACAGAGCATAAACTAGGGctgaaaaaatccaaataatcAGAGCACCATTCCCAGACCAACCCATTCCTGTTGCCTGCCCTTTCCACCTCCCACCTGTGTCCAAACACCTGCACCCTCCTGATGCCCCAGAGATCTGAATTCAGGCCCTTGTGAACTAAAGCAAACTCTCTCCTCCTTCTACATCCATTTATTATGGGCCAGGGATGCCCAGGCACAAAGTCACTCTCATGTTCCCCCTGAATATTCCCCCCACAATATTCCAGGCCCTGGGACAGGCACAGCTGTAAGTGTTCAAGCCTTGCCAGATGCAGGCTTTTACCCTTGCTCACATCTATGAACCGCTGTTCTGCATTTGCTGCCTTGATTTGATTGTACAAAACCCTGAGGCGTTTCCTACTGTTCAAGGGTCCTTTGATCCCATTTTTTGTTCccacagaaaatactttccatAAGGGAGCAGCAGGGTGAGACGTGCTGGGAGAGCATATATGTACAGAGTGCAGCTGTTGAATGTCTACACcaatacatatgtatttataagaatatatataaatatactttCCAGAGGGTGGTTTCTGGTTTGACCCAAAATGCAGTGTAGAATGCCAGTCTTATGGAATAAAGTTCAGTGCTAACACTGAGCTTGGGAACACAAAATGGAACACATTCATCAATGTTTGTAGAGCAGACTGCCTCGTGAGAGAGCCAGGGTGCTCCAGTACAGTGTTAACCTCTGTGGGGACATCAGTGCTACTTCTGTGCTTCATCCTCTGGGTCTTTGGGGCAATTACTCTGGAATAGCTGCTGCTCTCTAGCTTGACCCCTTTAAGAAGATCCCAGGACCTGAGTTTTAAGCTTTGCCTCCCTCTAAACCAGACCACTGCTTCCAGTTTGCTGGGAATACAAAGGTATATTTCCTATATGTCGGAGGCAAGAGATGCTAggatttttgtttcacttctgtGCAAGATTTAAAATGAGCACTTCTGATTCCTGATGACACTTTAAACCCTGATAATACAACAAAAGGCACTGCTGTTGTCTCCTGAGTGGAGGTTCCAGCTGCTGACTTCTAGGTATTGCAGGCAACTACTCATTGCAAGCTCTGGATCCACAGGCGTGACTGCTTTGCAGGTTATTGCTGGCCTCTCATCACATGTGGATACAGTCCTGATCTCACCCATGCGCCACTCACCCTTGCCTgcctttttctgtgttctgacTCAATCACCACATTTGGGCCATACAAcatcaaaagaggaaaaaagcagcaaacctAAACAAAGCTGCAAGATTTAGCAGCAGAGATGGATTTTAACACCACTGTGGGTCCATGGGGCACAAAACTGTATGGGATCTGATTCCCATGGTGCTGACAGAGATGATACAGATTAAACAACACAAGTTTCTGTAGCCTGGCAGCTTCTAAATCTCTCCTTGCTGTCCATCAGTGAAATAACACGACATCAGTACTGGTTTTTAAACAACCTATAATCAAGCAGCTCTGCAACTCCTGTCAAATTACAAAGTCAAATTACATCTTTGTGACCGAATTGGCACTTACTCACCAGGAGGTAGATGGAAAACTCACATCCGAAGAAACTTTGAGTTGgcaaatagcaaaataaatgatGAGGGATGGGAACGCAGTCCTGACATTTTCAGGGGTGAGTGATGAAATACTTAATAGCAAAGGATCTCAGGAGGCTAATagtatattttgttttactttattttcatataacAAGCAATTGAATTGTGCTACTGCCACTGGAGAGTCCTCGaccttttgaaaacaaagcagggaTTCAAGCACCAT from Strigops habroptila isolate Jane chromosome 21, bStrHab1.2.pri, whole genome shotgun sequence includes these protein-coding regions:
- the ADRA1A gene encoding alpha-1A adrenergic receptor; amino-acid sequence: MAFLPGNSSDCSNCTHSVGPVNVTKAILLGVILGGLIVFGVLGNILVILSVACHRHLQSVTHYYIINLAIADLLLTSTVLPFSATMEILGYWVFGRIFCNIWAAVDVLCCTASIMSLCIISIDRYIGVSYPLRYPSIVTEKRGLLALLCVWALSLVISIGPLFGWKEPAPEDETICQITEEPGYVLFSALGSFYLPLTIILVMYCRVYVVAKRENKGLTSGLKTERSRSEEVTLRIHRKNAPEASGSASNPKSKHHFSVRLLKFSREKKAAKTLGIVVGCFVLCWLPFFVVMPLGSFFPAIKPPDTLFKITFWLGYLNSCINPIIYPCSSQEFKKAFQNVLRAQCLQRKQATKKQSPSFNLNHPTGQSTESGKGVVRIPVGSGETFYKISKSDGVCEWKIFSAVQSMPAKNAVSKDCTAAKVKSKGFLQECCCAGTSRNLVHENCKVPTIKIHTMSLSENGEDV